TCTCCTCGGCCTCTTCCCTCGCCTCGCGGCGCTTCTCTATCTCCTTCTTCTTGAACTCCGGGGGCTTCCCGTCGAAAACGTACGCTGGCTTTATTCCGGCCTCCATGAGGTTGATGTTCCTGTAGAAGAGGCCGCTGAGGTGGGAGGTTATCCTCCCGCGGGAGTCCATGAGCGGCGTCCCGTCGCGCTGTCTTATGGTCGAGAGGAACTGGTATATCGCATTGAACGCGTCGATTGCAACCTTTCTCCCGTAGAGGTTCTCCAGCTCTATCTCCTTCCTTGGAACGAGCTCGCCTATCTGTACTCCCATACTCACCACCTGAAGAAAAGGTTGGATAATGAAATATTTAGCCTTTGCCTTGGGTCTTCTCAGTCCTCCACGCTCTCCTCTCCCGTTTTAATTCCATGCTCTATGAGGAAGTGCTCGTGGGCATCTTCGCGCCGCCTCTCCCTCGTGTAGACCCAGCCCATCGCGGCTATCAGAACGGCGATGGCCATGAGCATCTGCCATCCGAGTTCGGTCAGGTCTAAAGTCACGAGGAGCTCCTTCACGAGCGCCAGCACGCCTATCTCCACGACGTTCTTCATCGGAACATGGTGGTATACTATGTACATTGAGATTATCTCGAAGATCTCCAGGAATATGAGGACCAGCACTATGCTGTGCAGGGCATCCTCGGGGGTAAGACCGTTTCTGATGGACTCGATGCCAAAACTCCACAGCATCTTTATGACATAGAGCATGGTCAGCGCACCGAGGATTATGACGACGAGATCGAAAAGGGTGCTCAGCCACCTCAGAATTTTTCGCTCAATCTTAGTCGGGTTTTCCCTCATCCCACCACCTGGCTAAGAACTTGGGTCTAGGAGACTAAAAGGGTTTCGACGTTTCAATGTTCGTTCTAAATCAACGGTGTCCAACCTTCGGTTCTTTTAACGTCCGTCGAGTTTTTCATCGTCAAAACGAGAAGGGAAAAGTTATAACTCGTTTTACGGACGTGAAATTGTGACTTTCATTACGGATGAGGTGATTGAGATGGATGGAAACCTGGAGGCTCTCTTCAGACCCAAGAGCATCGCCGTCATCGGCGCTTCTGAGAAACCGGGCAAGATAGGATACGCTGTTATGAGAAACCTCGTTGAGTACGGCTACGATGGCAAAATCTACCCAGTCAACGTCAAGGGTGTTGAGATCGAGATAAACGGAAGGAAGTTCCAGTCATACAAGAGCATCCTCGACGTTCCGGACGAGGTTGACATGGCCGTTATCGTCGTTCCGGCCAAGTTCGTTCCGCAGGTTATAGAGGAGTGCGGGCAGAAGGGTGTTAAGGTCCTCCCGATCATAACCTCGGGCTTCGGCGAGCTCGGCGAGGAGGGCAAGAAGGTCGAGAGGCAGATAGTCGAGACCGCCCACAAGTACGGCATGAGAATCCTCGGCCCGAACATCTTCGGTGTCGTCTACACACCCGCCAAGATGAACGCCACCTTCGGCCCGACCGACGTCATGCCGGGCAACCTGGCCCTCATCAGCCAGAGCGGCGCGCTGGGAATAGCCCTCATGGGCTGGACGATCCTCGAGAAGGTCGGTCTCTCAGCCGTCGTTAGCATCGGAAACAAGAGCGACATCGACGACGCCGACCTGCTCGAGTTCTTCAAGACCGACGACAACACCAAGGCAATCCTCATATACATGGAGGGCGTCAAGGACGGAAGGCGCTTCATGGACGTCGCGAGGGAGGTCAGCAGGGAGAAGCCGATTATCATCATCAAGGCGGGAAGGAGCGAGCGCGGTGCCAAGGCTGCGGCTTCGCATACCGGTTCCCTCGCCGGCGCCGACAAGATATACGAGGCCGCCTTCAAGCAGAGCGGTGTTCTCCGCGCCCTCACCATAGGCGAGGCCTTCGACTGGGCCAGGACCCTGAGCAACCTTCCGGAGCCCGAGGGAGAGAACGTCGTCATACTCACCAACGGTGGTGGAATCGGAGTTATGGCCACCGATGCGGCCGAAGAGGAGGGACTGCACCTCTACGACAACCTCGAGGACCTCAAGGTCTTCGCCAACCACATGCCGCCCTTCGGTTCCTACAAGAACCCGGTTGACCTCACCGGTATGGCGGGCGCCGAGGCCTACGAGGGTGCCGTTCGCGACGCACTCGCCAACCCGAACATGCACGCCATAGCGGTGCTCTACTGCCAGACCGCTGTGCTCGACCCGCGCGACCTGGCCAAGATAGTCATCCGCGAGTACAACGAGAGCGGCAGGAAGAAGCCCCTCGTCGTTGCCATCGTCGGCGGCATAGAGGCCAAGGAAGCCATCGACATGCTCAATGAGGAAGGAATCCCGGCCTATCCGGAGCCGGAGAGGGCCATAAAGGCTCTGGCAGCGCTCTACCGCTGGAGCAACTGGAAGGCCAGGCAGAAGAAGGAGTGATTTCCTTTCTCTCTTTGTTCAGTCTTTACGACAAAAAGTTTTTAGAAAGTTTGCCCAATTCTGTGACGGTGGGTCTTGTGAAGCGCCCCATCTTAATACTGGGCGTCATCTTTGTGCTCATTGGGAGTCTCCTGACTGTGTGGGACTACAACTCACGCCCGGCGTGCACCTGTGCCTCAACCCTCTCCAATGAATCCGTGCATGAGCTGAGGATATTCAACATAACAAACGGGGGCATTGTGAACGGAACCGTCCTTGCGGTAAGGGTTCCCCTCATGGGACAAAACCTGACGGTCAGGGATCCCGAAAGGGACGTTTATGTAGTCTTCAATCGGCGGGGGGAGCTGTATCTCCCGAAAACTCCGATATTTTTCAGAAGGATTCAGGTTGATGGGCTCGGGAACGAAAAAGTAGAAGTCTATGCCAATTTGGCCGGTGGTTACGTATTTGATGTTAAACCCGGGATGTTTGTTGTCCCGGAATCTGTTGACGCCATCCAGTTTCCCCTCACCAGGTACGGTGCGGAGCTTGGATTCCTGAATCCTCGGGGGCGCATCGTGATAGTCGATCAGAACAGGACGGAAATAATCCTGGGAGATTCCATCAAGATTCCGCGGCTGAATATAACCCTCCATGGGAAACCACGGGTTCTGAAGGCCGTTTATAGCCCCACAACCCCAAAAAAGGTCTGGATAGACGGTTACGTCGATCTTGGAAATGGGAGGATTACGTACTACACCTACGGGATTGATATTAATCCCATTGATGAGACCCTTCCAGCTTTGGTGAGCGTTGAGAGGGGCTCATCGTTCACAGCCTTCAACTATTCACATTTTCGTCTCATCGAAGGGGAATGTCCGGTTGAGAAAATTGGTCCCGAAGGTCCGCTCTCCCTTTCCCTTGGCCTGCTGATGATTTTTGCCGGTCTTCTCTGGAGGACCTAACCTTTTTCTATTTCCTCACCGTCTATTCATCAGGTGATTCCATGCTCATCGCCCTCATCTCCGACATCCACTCGAACCTTGAAGCTTTAAAGGCGGTCTGGCGGGAGGTAAAGAGCGCCGACGCCGTTCTCTGTATGGGAGACCTGGTCGGCTACGGGGCGAGCCCAAACGAGGTCGTTGACTTCGTCCGGAAGCAGATGGAGAAAAGAACCTTCCTCTGCGTCCGCGGCAACCACGACAACGCGATAGCCTTTGGGGCGGAGTGGGGCTTCAATCCGTACGCGAGGCAGGCGGTGAGGTGGCACCAGCGGGTGATGACGATCGAGAACCTTGAGTTCCTCAGGAGGCTTCCGATAAGGCAGCTCTTCACCGACGATGCCGGCAGGAGCTATCTCCTCATCCACGGCTCGCCGAGAGCCCCCATAGACGAGTACCTCTTTCCCTGGTTTTCTGACGAGGAGTTCAGGGCGGTTCTGAGCTATGTCAGGCAGGACGACCTCCTCGTCGGCCACACCCACGTGCCCATGCTGAGGGTGATAGACGGCAGGAGGATCATCAACCCCGGCGGCGTGGGCCAGCCCAGGGACGGAGACTGGAGGGCAGCCTACGCGCTTATCGACACCGAAAAAGAGCCCCCAGACAACGTTGAGTTTTACAGGGTGGAGTACGATGTCGATTCTGCCGCGGAGAAGATAATAGAAGCGGGACTTCCGAGGTTCCTGGCCATGAGACTCTACGAGGGGTATTAAAATAGGGGATCACTCCCCAAGGGTTCTCGACTCTTCCTCCGTGAGTTTCCTCTTTATCGTGCCGACCCTTCTGAGCTTGGACTTGACCGCGAGCTTGCCCGAGTCTATTATGATTACCTCTCCGATGCTCTTAACTGCGCTCACAGGGATGAGGAGAAGACCCTCGTGATCGGTGACAAACTCGCTCGTATCGAGGTCCTCATCGGGCTCGGCAACTATCACAAGAATATCGCCGGTTTCCTCATCGAAGCTGAGGTCGTAGACCCAGCCGAGCCTTATACCCGTGTCGGTTATCAGCTCCACGTCCCTAAGCTTGGAGGCTATTATCTTGACCATTTTCGCCACCCCTCGGTTTAATCGTGTAAGTTCTTGGGCACCAACGTATAAAACTTTTTCCAAAGGGAAAAGAAATCAGAAGGTGTAGTAGTCGGGCCCTCCCCTCTTCTCGACCCTCGACTTTCTGCTCTCCTCGAAGTTCCTGTAGTACTCGACCATGTAGGGCGTTATGCTCGGCTTGACCTTCTTGAGGGCCTCCTCGAAGTCCCTCCTTGAAACCCTGAGTTTCTCAAGGAACTCCTCGCTCTCCTCCTCGACCAGCTCCGCCGGGAGTTCGGCCATTATCCTGCGCATCGCCAGCAGCGCTGCCTCCCTCACGAGGGCCTCTATGTCTGCTCCGGAGTAGCCTTCCGTCTTCTTCGCTAGCTCGCGGAGGTTCACATCGCTCGCCAGTGGGACGCGCTTCGTGTGAACCCTGAGTATCTCCAGTCTGGCCTTCTCGTCCGGTGCCGGAACTAGTATGAGCCTGTCAAAGCGTCCGGGCCTCAGCAGAGCTGGATCAAGGATGTCCGGCCTGTTTGTTGCGGCTATGACGACCACACCGCTGTTGCGCTCTATGCCGTCCATCTCAGTCAACAGTTGGTTGATGAGCCTGTCGGTGACCCTGCTCATGTCGCTTCCCCTGGCGGGGGCTATCGCGTCAATCTCGTCGATGAATATCACCGTCGGAGCCGCCTGGCGGGCCTTGCGGAATATCTCCCTCACGCGTTTCTCGCTCTCGCCCACCCACTTGCTGAGCACCTCCGGCCCGCGGATGCCGATGAAGTTCGCCTCGCTCTCGGTTGCGACCGCCTTAGCGAGGAGGGTCTTGCCCGTTCCGGGCGGACCGTAGAGGAGAACTCCCCTCGGCGGCTCTATTCCGAGCCTCTGGAAGGCCTTCGGGTACTTGAGGGGCCACTCAACGGCTTCCTTGAGTTCCTGCTTCACCTCCTCGAGCCCGCCGACGTCCTCCCAGCGGACGTTGGGCATCTCGATGAGGACTTCCCTCAAAGCGGAAGGCTCGACCATCTTGAGGGCCTCGTAGAAGTCCGCCTTCCTAACGCGAAGCTCCTGGAGAACCTCCGGAGGAATCCTCTCCTGCTCGGGGCTTATCTTGCCCTCGTTGATGAGCCTCCTGAGGACCACCATGGCGGCCTCCCTGGCTAGTGCGGCCAGGTCGGCTCCAACGAAGCCGTGCGTCTTCTCGGCTATCTCCTCTAGCATTCTGTCTATCAGCCTGCTCCTGACCTCGGGATAGACCTCGCTCTCGCTCTTGAGGGCCTCCTTAACCTCCTCGTCACTCTTTGCGGCCTCGACCCTCTCGATGAGCCTCTCCAGCTTGGCCCTCTCGAAGGTCTCCCTCTTCAGGAGCTCTTTGAGAACCTTGAGGACGGTGGCCTTGTCGTAGTCCGGCTCAAGGGGCATTCCCCTGGTGTGTATCTGGAGTATCTCCTTCCTGCCCTTCTTGTCGGGAACCCCTACCTCGATCTCCCTGTCGAACCTGCCCGGTCTTCTCAATGCCGGGTCAAGGGCGTCTGGTCTGTTGGTGGCGGCGATGACTATGACCTTGCCCCTGCCCTTCAGGCCGTCCATCAGCGTGAGCAGCTGGCTGACAACGCGCTTCTCAACCTCCCCGACGACCTCCTCCCTCTTCGGAGCGATGGCGTCAATTTCATCGATGAATATGATGCTCGGTGCGTTCTCCTCGGCGTCCTTGAATATCTCCCTGAGACGCTCCTCGCTCTCACCGTAGAACTTGCTCATTATCTCCGGCCCGTTGATGGCGATGAAGTGCGCGTTGGCCTCGTTTGCAACAGCCTTTGCGAGGAGCGTTTTGCCCGTTCCAGGGGGGCCGTATAGGAGAACTCCCTTCGGCGGTTCAATGCCGAGCCTCTCGAAGAGCTCCGGGTGCTTGAGCGGCAGCTCGACCATCTCGCGTATCTTCTGAATCGCATCGCTCAGACCGCCGATGTCCTCGTAGGTGACCTCCGGGATGGCTTCCTCGCGTATCTCCACCGCCTGCGGAAGAACCTCGACCTCGGTGTTGTAGGTTATCTGAACTATGCCCCTCGGGACGGTGTTCACGACGACGAACTTGAGCTCTCCAAAGCCGATGGGCATGGTCTCGAAGAGACCCCTGAGCAGCTCGTCGAAGGGTGAGCCGCCGTAGTAGCCGCCTTCACTTCTGCTGCTTGCCACGATGAGGTCTCCCTTCAGAACGGGCCTCCCCAGGAGGTTCTGCTTGACCATATCGCCGGGTATCTGGATGAAAACTCCCTTCTGGGCCGGCGCCAGCACGACCTTCTTCGCCTCCTGCACCTCGGCCTTGGCGACGGTGACGTAATCGCCGATGCTCACCCCGGCGTTCCTCCTGATGTAGCCGTCCATCCTGGCGATGTCCAGTCCACGGTCGTCGGGATGGGGATTCGCGACTATCGCGGCGGTAGTCCTCTCTCCAATCAGCTCGACAATGTCGCCGGGCTCGACGCCGAGCTGCTTCTGATACTTCCGGTCGAAGCGGACTATTCCCCTTCCAACGTCTCTCTTCAAAGCCTCCGCAACGCGGAGCTTTATCTTCTCGTACCTCTCCTCGTCTTTACCAAAAATCATCTTGACCGCCTCCTCTGCTTTTCGATAGCCTCCTCAAGCGTCAGATTGCCCAGGGCCACCTCACGGGCGAGCTTTGAGGATATCGTGATGTTACCGCTCAGCTCGCGGCTGCGTCTCTTTATGTCATCGATCTCACGCTTGGTGGGCTCCTTGGCCTCTACGAGCTCTCCGATGGGGACCTCCCTCCCCTCGCGCAGGCCTATGTTTATGGCCGCCACGATGTCCTGAACCTGGGAGACGTCTATCCCCCCAACCTTGGGGGTCGTTCTCGACTCGTTGACGACGGTGATTGGATAATCGTATCCCAGCAGGTCGGCGAGGGCTTTCAGCATGAGAACCCTCTGCCTCTTGGCCCCGTGTCCTATCTTGATTTTAGCACCGGGATACTTCTCCAGCAGGTCGAGGATTATTTCAACGTCGCGCGGGCTCTTCAGGTGGTGAACCTCAAGCACGCGGTTATCGGCGACGACGCTCAGGCCGGGCCTCTCACCGGGGTCAATGGCTATGTATACCCTTTTAAACCTCTCCCTCCCTTCGAGCTTGGCGAGCAGTTCGTCTATGAAGTTCTCGTTCCTCACGACCACCTTGACCGGGAAATCTACTCTGTCGTAGTCCGCCTCGCTCGTCAGGACGACCTCGACGTCGAAGGGTATTTTATCCCCTACCCTAAGGCTATGGAATGGTATGCGGTACTCCTTCAGCACCTTTGTCGCCAGGTAGTAAACCCTGGCGTCACTTGTTACGATGGCTACCCTCATGGTTTCTGATACGTCTCCACAATTAAAAACCTTTCTAACCGTTCTAATCAAAAATTTTGGCCACGAAAGGCTTCGATTCTGTGGAAAAAAGTTTATAAGCCATTATTGGCAAGTAGAAAGGGGGATACGGATGCAGCCTCCTAAGAAAAAGAAGAAGGTCGAGGAGTTTGAGGAGGAGCTCTTCGAGGAAGAGGAGGAGTGGGAACTCGAAGAGGACTGGGAGGATGAGGATTGGGAAGAGGAGTGGGAGGAGGAAGACTGGGAAGAGGAGGAAGAGTGGTGAGTTAAACGTTTTCTTTTACGCAACCCATTTATAGAACGGAGTTCTCTTTTCTCCCGGTGATAGAATGGCGTTCCTGAAGGTCGTTTCCCTGGAGAAAGCTCTCCAAGTCATAAACTCATTTCCCTTGGAGCCAGAAATCGAAAGCGTTCCTCTGAGCGAGGCCCTGGGCAGGGTTTTAGCCGAGGACGTGACATCACCGATAAACGTCCCGCCCTTCGACCGCGCCACGGTCGACGGCTACGCCGTAAGGGCTGAAGACACCTTCATGGCGAGCGAGAGTGAGCCGATTAGACTGAAGGTCGTTGGGGAGATAAACGCTGGGGACACTCCAGCGATAGAGCTCAAGCCCGGCGAGAGCGTTTACATCTCCACGGGCGCGCCCCTGCCCAGGAATGCCGATGCGGTTATACAATTCGAGGACGTGAACAGGGATGGAGAGGAGGTCGTCATCTACAAGCCGGCCTACCCGGGTCTCGGCGTCATGAAGGCCGGAACTGACATCCCGAGGGGGAAGACCATTCTCAAACGCGGAACGAGGCTGACCTTCAAGGACACCGCGCTTCTCTCGGCGGTCGGTTTCTCGGAAGTCAAAGTCTTCAGGAAGCCCAAGGTTGCCGTGATAAGCACCGGAAACGAAGTGGTTCTTCCCGGGACTGAGCTGAGGTACGGGCAGATATACGACATAAACGGCCGCGCCATAGTGGACGCGGTCAGGGAGCTCGGTGGCGAGGCTCTCTTCCTCGGCATAGCCAGGGACGACCGTGAGAGCCTCAAGGCGCTCATCGAGAAGGGAATCGAGTGCTGCGACATGGTAATCCTCAGCGGTGGTGCGAGCGGTGGAATAAGGGACCTGACCAGCTCAATAATCGAGGAGCTCGGCGAGATAAAGATTCACGGCATAGCGATTCAGCCGGGTAAGCCGACGATAATCGGCCTGATCAACGGAAAGCCGGTCTTTGGTCTGCCTGGATATCCAACCAGCTGTCTGACCAACTTCACCCTGCTCGTTGCGCCGCTCCTAAGAAAGCTTCTCGGAAGGGAGAGCGAGATCAGAAAGGTCAGGAAGAAGCTCGCCCACAAGGTCTTCTCCGTCAAGGGCAGGCGTCAGTTCCTGCCGGTCAGGATAGAGGGCGAAAAAGCCCTACCCATACTCAAGGGCAGCGGCGCGGTCACGAGCTTCGTGGATGCCGACGGTTTCATCGAGGTTCCAGAGAACGTTGAAATACTTCCGGCGGGGGAGGAAGTAGAAGTTACGTTCTTTGGATGAGTTGGCAGCGCGCCAACCGACGCATCAAAACCTTTTTTAAACTCCTTCACCTTCTTTCCCCAGGTGAAAGGCTATGCTGGACATAAAGCTCATCCGTGAAAATCCCGACCTCGTTAAGGGCGACCTCATAAAGCGCGGCGAGCTTGAGAAGCTCAAGTGGATAGACGAGATTCTGGAGCTCGACAGGAAGTGGCGCGAGAACCTGAAGAGGATAAACGCCCTCAGGAAGGAGCGCAACCAGCTTGCCGTCCAGATAGGCAAGCGCAAGAAGGCGGGAGAGCCGATAGACGATTTGCTGGCTAAAAGCAACGAGATAGTCAAGCAGATCGAGGAACTTGAGAAAGAGGTTGAAGAGCTGAGGAAGCAGATAGACTACTACCTCTGGCGCCTGCCGAACATCACCCACGAGAGCGTTCCCATAGGTAAGGACGACAGCGAGAACGTTCCAATAAGGTTCTGGGGTAAGGCCCGCGTTTGGGAGGGCTTCCTTGAGAGCTTTAAGGAGCAGAGCCTCGGAAAGATGGAGTACGAAGTCCTCGACTGGAGGCCGAGGCTCCACGTTGACATGCTTGAACTCCTGCGCGGTGCCGACCTTGAGAGGGCCGCCAAGGTCAGTGGTGCAAGGTTCTACTACCTCATGAACGAGCTGGTTATCCTCGACTTAGCATTGCTCCGCTTCGCCCTCGACAAGCTCATCGAGAAGGGCTTCGTCCCAGTCATACCGCCCTATATGGTCAGGCGCTTTGTTGAGGAAGGCGTCACGAGCTTCGGGGACTTCGAGGACGTTATCTACAAGGTCGAGGGTGAGGACCTCTACCTCATCCCGACGGCCGAGCACCCGCTTGCCGGCCTTCACGCCAACGAGATAATCGAGGGGAAGGACTTGCCCCTCCTCTACGTCGGCGTTAGCCCCTGCTTCAGGAAGGAGGCCGGAACGGCAGGAAAGGACACGAAGGGAATCTTCCGCGTTCACCAGTTCCACAAGGTCGAGCAGTTCGTCTATGCGAAGCCCGAGGAGAGCTGGGAGTGGCACGAGAAGCTCATCCAGAATGCGGAGGAAATATTCCAGGAGCTTGGGATTCCCTACCGCGTTGTGAACATCTGCACCGGCGATCTGGGATACGTTGCGGCAAAGAAGTACGACATCGAGGCCTGGATGGCCGGCCAGGGCAAGTTCAGGGAGGTTGTCAGCGCGAGCAACTGCACCGAGTGGCAGGCGAGAAGGCTGAACATCCGCTACCGCGACAAGACCCACGAGAAGCCCAAGTTCCTCCACACTCTCAACTCGACTGCCATAGCGACGTCGAGGGCGATAGTGGCGATACTCGAGAACTTCCAGACGGAAGAGGGCGTCGTGAAGCTCCCGAGGGCGATCTGGAAGTACACGGGCTTCAAGGAGATACTGCCGGCCCACATGAAGGAACGCTGCTGCCAGGATTGATGCGTTCTTTTTCATCTCTTATCTTCTTGCACTCGTTGGACGGTATGCAGTACAAGGGTTTATAAAGGATTGTACTGTATATAGTCCACGATGAGTCATGATTGAGAGAGAAACCTGGGCCGAGATCGTTCTCGACTACCGTTCGCTTCCTTTCGAGGGGATAGAGAGGGAAATAGAGGTAAAAGTTCCCAACACCCAGATGGCTGTGGCAATAATCGGGCCGAGGAGAGTTGGCAAGACTTACCTCATGCGCCAGATTATTGAGGAACTTAGATCGGAGGGTGTCCCTGAGGAGAGCATCGCCTACGTAAACCTCGAAGATCCCAGGCTCGTTGGAGCTTCCCTTGAGGATTTGATGACCCTGCTCGAAGTCCTAAGGGAGATGGGCGGGGAAAAGCTCCACATCTTTCTCGACGAGGTCCAGGTAGCTGAGGGCTGGGAGCGCTTCGTCCGCTACCTCCTCGACACCGGTCATATGGTCTTTATTTCCGGCTCTTCTTCAAAGCTCCTCTCGAAGGAGATAGCGACCCAACTTAGAGGACGCTCCATAGCGGTTCGCGTTTTTCCCTTCTCGTTTCGGGAGGTTTTGAGGGCAAAGAGATTCCCGCTTAAGCGTTATCTTTCGAGTAGCGAGAAGGCGAGACTCAGGGTGCTCCTCGGGGAGTATCTCGAATGGGGAGGCTACCCCGAAGTCGTGCTGAACCCCCAAGTGAAAATTGAAGTCCTAAAGGGAATCCTTGACCTCGCAATATACCGCGACATCGTGGAGCGCTGGGAAGTCAGAAACGTCTCCGCTTTACGGCTGCTCCTGAAAGTCCTCGCCCGCTCAAGCCACATTACGCTCACCAAGGCCTACTCAACTATGAAAAGCCTCGGAATATCGATAGGCAAGGGGACTCTCTCTGATTACTTCGAATACTTGGGTGATGCTTTCATACTGCATCGCCTTCCTCCCTATGTGAAATCCTACAAGAAGGCCGAACTACTTGGCTTCAAGCCCTACCTTATTGATAACGGCCTCCTTCGTATTATGGGGGTCAAGGACAGAGGGAGGTTGCTCGAAAACCTTGTCATGGTCGAGCTTTTGAGGAGGGGCTTTGAGCCGGGAGAAGATCTGTTCTACGTCCCTGGAGATGGATGGGAGGTCGATTTCCTGGCTGGAGACGAGCTAATTCAAGTTAGCTATGAGCTCCATTCGCTCAACAGGGAGCGCGAGCTTGGGACACTCCGGAAGGCTGAGAAGAAAATTGACGCTGAAAAGCTCACAGTCATAACTTTCACGGATAAAGAGAGCATTAAGCTGAACGAAAAGAGAATTGAGGTCATCCCGCTCCACGAGTGGCTCCTTCGCTAAACCCCTCCGTGCTCCCTCACTTTTTTCCTGACGTTCGGGTCGCGGTCGGCTATCACCTTTAGGGCCTCCTCAAAGCTCATCCAGTCGGGAACTTCCTCGTTGATGTAGATTCCGGTTCTCCCGATGCTGTCCCTCCTCGTCAGGACGTGGACGCGCTCGGTAACGATGTCGATGCTCACGCCGAGGATTTTTGCAACCTCACTCTCCCTTCCCACGACTTCCCTCTCGATGTGCCCCCTTTCGGTGGGGACTATGAGTATCAGCTTCTTGTTCACCCCGGGGACGCGCTGCCTGGTCTTCACGCCCCATGTGTCTATCATCCCGCCCCATCTGTAAAACTCAAGCTCC
The Thermococcus radiotolerans genome window above contains:
- a CDS encoding ATP-binding protein, with product MIERETWAEIVLDYRSLPFEGIEREIEVKVPNTQMAVAIIGPRRVGKTYLMRQIIEELRSEGVPEESIAYVNLEDPRLVGASLEDLMTLLEVLREMGGEKLHIFLDEVQVAEGWERFVRYLLDTGHMVFISGSSSKLLSKEIATQLRGRSIAVRVFPFSFREVLRAKRFPLKRYLSSSEKARLRVLLGEYLEWGGYPEVVLNPQVKIEVLKGILDLAIYRDIVERWEVRNVSALRLLLKVLARSSHITLTKAYSTMKSLGISIGKGTLSDYFEYLGDAFILHRLPPYVKSYKKAELLGFKPYLIDNGLLRIMGVKDRGRLLENLVMVELLRRGFEPGEDLFYVPGDGWEVDFLAGDELIQVSYELHSLNRERELGTLRKAEKKIDAEKLTVITFTDKESIKLNEKRIEVIPLHEWLLR
- a CDS encoding nucleotidyltransferase domain-containing protein, coding for MPREKVVRVWDEREVVYSPKRWRYLWEKREKALGIMERLGQFDPQLYGSVARGDVRRDSDIDIFIPYRVPSYLIELALEGLVSRRKIVMATPWHLIKGVIEIDEETTVTFPLIEPTNRELEFYRWGGMIDTWGVKTRQRVPGVNKKLILIVPTERGHIEREVVGRESEVAKILGVSIDIVTERVHVLTRRDSIGRTGIYINEEVPDWMSFEEALKVIADRDPNVRKKVREHGGV